In Mastigocladopsis repens PCC 10914, a single window of DNA contains:
- a CDS encoding glycosyltransferase family protein — protein sequence MAQILILIGGHLCTAPRPQKEAETLTDAGHDVTVCGFWFDPELVKRDRLLMANKKWQFEPIVDFQPIHRFRNLGIRLRSRLSKEGFLHLGIFSPELLGYGTQAMLRAARRACADLTIVHSEPGLWVGSQLLDEGLCVGVDFEDWFSEDLLPKDRVSRPIKHLKVLESRLARNCTYCLTTSHALADALAEAYQAPKPRVIYNTFPWAERSQINYDKGDRQNHNLPSIHWFSQTIGSGRGLETLFQALPYLKTPVEIHLRGNYPESARQWLEPLVPSQWRDRLFIHPTVPNAELVSRIAEHDIGLALECKDIVSRNLSVTNKLFQYLQAGLAVIATDTAGQREIFSQQPAIGRLIPSNNPSALAQALEDLLHTPDKLACAKAAALQAAKEQFCWEQQADAVLQAAHLTLSV from the coding sequence ATGGCACAGATCCTTATCCTAATCGGTGGACATCTCTGTACTGCTCCTCGTCCCCAAAAGGAGGCGGAAACATTAACCGATGCTGGACACGATGTCACAGTCTGTGGTTTTTGGTTTGACCCAGAACTGGTTAAGCGCGATCGCCTGCTCATGGCTAACAAAAAGTGGCAATTTGAACCTATTGTTGACTTTCAACCCATTCACCGCTTTAGGAACTTGGGTATCCGATTGCGATCGCGCCTATCCAAGGAAGGGTTTCTACACCTCGGCATTTTCTCACCTGAACTTCTAGGGTATGGTACACAGGCAATGCTGAGAGCAGCTCGACGAGCCTGTGCGGATTTGACCATTGTTCATTCAGAACCAGGTCTGTGGGTTGGTAGTCAGTTATTAGATGAAGGTTTATGTGTGGGAGTAGACTTTGAAGATTGGTTTTCTGAAGATCTTTTGCCAAAAGACCGTGTTAGCCGACCCATAAAACATTTGAAAGTACTCGAGAGTCGTCTTGCTCGTAATTGCACCTATTGCCTAACAACTTCCCATGCTTTGGCTGACGCTTTAGCTGAAGCTTATCAAGCACCTAAACCGAGAGTAATTTACAATACCTTTCCTTGGGCTGAACGATCACAAATTAATTACGATAAGGGCGATCGCCAGAATCACAACTTACCATCTATTCATTGGTTTTCCCAAACCATTGGATCTGGAAGAGGACTAGAAACTCTATTTCAAGCTTTACCTTACCTGAAAACGCCAGTAGAAATTCATCTGCGGGGCAACTATCCTGAAAGCGCTCGTCAGTGGTTAGAGCCACTAGTGCCATCTCAGTGGCGCGATCGCCTATTTATTCATCCCACTGTCCCTAATGCCGAATTGGTTTCCCGTATTGCTGAACATGACATCGGTCTTGCTTTGGAATGTAAAGATATTGTTAGTCGAAATCTGAGCGTGACCAATAAACTCTTCCAGTACTTACAAGCAGGTTTAGCAGTGATTGCGACTGACACTGCTGGACAACGAGAAATCTTTTCCCAGCAGCCTGCAATTGGTCGATTAATTCCCAGTAATAATCCTTCAGCCCTAGCTCAGGCATTAGAAGACTTACTTCACACGCCTGACAAATTGGCCTGTGCAAAAGCAGCTGCCCTCCAAGCAGCTAAAGAGCAGTTTTGTTGGGAGCAGCAAGCTGACGCTGTGTTACAAGCTGCTCATCTGACTCTCAGTGTGTAA
- a CDS encoding glycosyltransferase yields MPTSIYVHGKLSLPNQPKMRILITADPELPVPPQLYGGIERIIDLLVTQLQPLGHTVGLVAHPDSTSSTTEFFPWTGRRSQDKFDALQNTLTLWSAVQKFQPDIIHSFSRIAYLLPLLPSRLPKVMSYQRYPSRRTTSWGAKLAKGSLTFTGCSDYICRIGRAAGGVWYTIHNCVEIEKYTFKPMVAADAPLVFLSRIERIKGAHMAIAIARKAKRRLLIAGNQVNTDEGKRYWQEEIAPYLGKDGIEYVGAVNDAQKNQLLGQAAAMLVPIEWDEPFGIVFAEALACGTPVISCPRGALPEIVRQGIDGYLVNSVEEAYIAIKDLPNIDRRHCRQRAEQFFSAKVIVDKYESLYHSLVCGEVISA; encoded by the coding sequence ATGCCGACATCAATTTATGTGCATGGGAAACTTTCCTTGCCAAATCAACCTAAAATGCGTATCTTAATCACTGCCGATCCTGAATTACCAGTACCGCCACAACTCTACGGCGGTATTGAGCGGATTATCGACCTATTGGTCACGCAACTGCAACCTCTCGGACATACTGTTGGACTTGTTGCTCATCCTGACTCGACCTCATCAACAACTGAGTTTTTTCCTTGGACAGGAAGGCGATCGCAAGACAAATTTGATGCACTCCAAAATACTCTTACCCTATGGTCAGCGGTTCAGAAATTCCAGCCTGACATAATACACAGTTTTTCTCGCATTGCTTATCTATTACCCTTGTTGCCTTCTCGACTTCCCAAGGTAATGTCATACCAACGTTATCCCAGCCGCCGCACCACGAGCTGGGGTGCAAAACTAGCAAAAGGTTCTCTCACCTTCACAGGTTGCAGTGATTACATTTGTAGGATTGGGCGAGCTGCTGGGGGAGTTTGGTATACCATTCATAACTGTGTGGAAATCGAGAAGTATACCTTCAAGCCCATGGTTGCTGCTGATGCACCCTTGGTATTTTTGAGCCGCATAGAACGGATTAAAGGGGCGCATATGGCGATCGCAATAGCTCGCAAAGCCAAAAGGCGTTTGTTGATCGCCGGGAACCAAGTAAATACAGATGAGGGAAAGCGTTATTGGCAAGAGGAAATTGCACCCTATCTTGGTAAGGATGGTATTGAGTACGTTGGTGCAGTCAACGATGCCCAAAAGAACCAATTGCTAGGTCAAGCTGCGGCTATGCTCGTCCCCATAGAATGGGATGAACCTTTTGGTATTGTTTTTGCTGAAGCCTTAGCCTGTGGGACTCCCGTCATCTCTTGTCCTCGAGGGGCACTACCTGAAATTGTACGTCAGGGTATAGACGGTTACTTAGTCAACAGTGTTGAGGAAGCCTATATTGCCATTAAGGATTTACCCAATATTGATCGTCGTCATTGTCGCCAACGTGCTGAACAGTTTTTCTCTGCTAAGGTTATTGTCGACAAATACGAGTCACTTTACCATAGCCTTGTCTGTGGAGAAGTCATTTCTGCCTAA
- a CDS encoding glycosyltransferase family protein, giving the protein MSHKVLIVSPHFPPINAADHQRVRMSLPYFEEFGWEPHVLAVRSDCVEGVQDPLLTKTVPSHIPVTCTGALSVQQTRRLGVSSLGLRCFPYLLKAGDSLLRQTKFDLVYLSTTVFIVMALGFRWRRRFGVPYVLDFQDPWLSDYYKQLGAAPPPGGRLKYGFSQFQAQLLEPMALSEVGHVISVSPAYPQTLQHRYPHLRPEQFTVLPFGAPETDFEQLPSLNIQQKIFDPNDGKRHWVYVGRGGNDMALALRTLFLGIQSERHRHPEQWQSVRLHFVGTSYAPKDQAVKTVEPIAQELGVADLVTEHPHRIPYFEALQVLVDSDAILLIGSNDAGYTASKLYPCILARKPILAIFHQQSSVVDILHRCQAGRAVTFASENQPGELLAEVAIQLRELLSLPKGYQPETNWGAFQPYTAREMTRQQCAIFDRSLTSGSQRKLL; this is encoded by the coding sequence TTGAGTCATAAAGTTTTAATTGTCAGTCCTCACTTTCCACCCATTAACGCTGCTGACCATCAGCGGGTGCGAATGTCTTTGCCCTACTTTGAGGAGTTTGGCTGGGAACCTCATGTGCTTGCAGTTCGCTCAGATTGCGTTGAAGGAGTCCAAGACCCTCTGCTGACCAAAACAGTTCCCTCTCATATTCCAGTGACTTGTACAGGGGCATTATCCGTTCAACAAACTCGGCGTCTTGGCGTGAGCAGCTTAGGACTGCGATGTTTTCCCTATTTGCTAAAAGCAGGTGATTCCCTACTCCGTCAAACAAAGTTTGATTTAGTTTACTTATCAACCACCGTCTTTATTGTGATGGCGTTGGGTTTCAGATGGCGCAGACGTTTTGGCGTTCCTTACGTCCTAGACTTCCAAGACCCTTGGTTAAGTGATTACTACAAGCAGCTAGGAGCAGCCCCTCCACCAGGCGGACGCTTGAAGTATGGGTTTTCCCAATTCCAGGCACAACTACTGGAACCTATGGCGTTGAGTGAGGTAGGTCATGTGATTAGTGTTTCACCCGCGTATCCGCAAACCCTACAACACCGATATCCCCACTTACGCCCAGAGCAATTTACAGTTCTGCCTTTTGGTGCGCCTGAAACTGACTTCGAGCAACTCCCCTCCCTCAATATTCAGCAAAAAATATTTGACCCTAACGATGGCAAGCGTCACTGGGTTTACGTGGGCAGAGGTGGCAATGATATGGCATTGGCACTACGAACTTTATTTCTAGGCATCCAGTCGGAGCGTCACCGACACCCTGAGCAATGGCAATCAGTGAGGTTACACTTTGTTGGCACTAGTTATGCTCCAAAAGACCAAGCTGTGAAAACGGTAGAACCGATCGCCCAAGAGCTAGGAGTTGCCGATTTAGTGACAGAGCATCCCCATCGCATTCCTTACTTTGAAGCGCTACAGGTGCTTGTCGATAGTGATGCCATCTTGCTGATTGGCTCTAATGATGCTGGGTATACGGCTTCTAAGCTCTACCCCTGCATTCTAGCCCGCAAACCTATTTTGGCAATTTTCCATCAACAGAGTTCAGTAGTGGATATTTTGCACCGTTGTCAAGCAGGTCGGGCTGTAACCTTTGCGTCAGAAAACCAACCTGGGGAGTTACTCGCTGAAGTGGCAATTCAACTGCGTGAACTGTTATCTTTGCCCAAAGGATATCAACCGGAAACTAACTGGGGAGCCTTTCAACCTTATACAGCCCGGGAAATGACCCGTCAACAATGTGCCATATTTGATCGGAGTCTCACCAGTGGGAGTCAAAGAAAATTATTATGA
- a CDS encoding glycosyltransferase family 4 protein has protein sequence MKKLAIITSHPVQYYAPWFRHLASYADFAVKVFYLWDFGITHQVDKGFQQSLQWDVPLLIGYDYEFVPNVSSNPGTHHFWGLQNPSLVSQVKAYSPDAVLLMNYNYASLYRFLSSWNTRQAPLLFRGDSHRLLAPTGLKAWARQQFISLIYRRFAACLYVGKANYNYFLYHGVPANCLYFSPHAIDNDRFFAHAQTAKEQAVAWKQELGIPIDHAVILFAGKFEEKKRPLDLLRAFVQAKLSQVSLLFVGSGSLEKDLKSQVAEHKNIYVAPFQNQTLMPRTYAVADLVVLPSHSETWGLVMNEAMCLARPVIASTHVGCTQDLIHPHQNGLIFGAGDVPALAHSLQEALRDRQRLQQWGENSRNIISQYSYTQATQGLSQALNQII, from the coding sequence ATGAAAAAACTGGCTATTATTACCTCCCATCCCGTCCAGTACTATGCGCCTTGGTTTCGACACCTGGCTAGTTATGCAGATTTTGCTGTCAAGGTGTTTTATCTTTGGGATTTTGGCATTACGCACCAGGTTGATAAGGGGTTCCAACAATCTCTTCAGTGGGATGTTCCATTACTTATAGGTTACGACTACGAATTTGTGCCCAACGTTAGCTCAAACCCGGGCACTCATCACTTTTGGGGTTTACAAAATCCTTCTTTAGTATCGCAAGTTAAAGCATATAGCCCTGATGCGGTGCTGTTGATGAATTATAACTATGCTAGTCTTTATCGCTTTCTTTCGAGTTGGAATACTCGCCAAGCCCCTCTTTTATTTCGCGGAGATTCCCATCGGTTGTTAGCACCTACGGGACTTAAAGCATGGGCACGTCAGCAATTTATTTCTCTCATTTATCGGCGTTTTGCTGCGTGTCTCTATGTTGGTAAAGCAAATTATAATTACTTCCTATATCATGGCGTTCCTGCTAACTGTCTCTATTTCTCTCCCCATGCCATAGATAATGATCGCTTCTTTGCCCATGCACAAACTGCAAAAGAGCAAGCAGTTGCATGGAAACAGGAATTGGGTATTCCTATCGACCATGCAGTCATTCTATTTGCCGGTAAGTTTGAAGAGAAAAAACGACCGCTAGATTTACTTCGAGCCTTTGTACAAGCAAAACTTTCTCAGGTGTCGCTGTTATTTGTGGGGTCTGGATCTCTAGAAAAAGACCTGAAATCGCAAGTCGCAGAACATAAAAATATTTACGTTGCACCCTTCCAAAATCAAACTTTGATGCCACGTACTTACGCGGTTGCAGATCTGGTGGTACTACCTAGCCATTCAGAAACTTGGGGGTTGGTTATGAACGAAGCGATGTGCCTTGCTCGCCCAGTCATTGCTAGTACCCATGTGGGATGTACTCAAGACCTTATTCATCCCCATCAAAATGGTCTCATTTTCGGTGCCGGTGATGTGCCTGCCCTAGCCCATAGCCTACAGGAGGCATTAAGAGACCGACAACGCTTGCAGCAATGGGGAGAAAACAGCCGCAACATTATATCTCAGTACAGTTATACACAAGCAACTCAAGGACTCAGCCAAGCCTTGAACCAGATTATTTAA